CTGGCTGCCTATCGCCTCCCGGTGACCGGCACCGAGGGGTACCGCAAGGCGGAGGTGACCGGCGGCGGCGTGGCGCTGGAGGCGGTCCGCCCCGACACCCTGGAGAGCCGCACGCGCCCGGCGCTGTTCTTCTGCGGCGAGATGCTGGATGCCTTCGGTCCGATCGGCGGACACAACTTCCAGTGGGCCTGGGCCACCGGACGGGCCGCGGGTGAAGGCGCCGCCCGGGCGGCGAATGCTAAGATATCTCGCTGTTAGATCTGCTGACTGGCTGAATTGCGCTTACAGCCGACGTTGGGCGTCGGGATCGCGCCCGGCAGCAACCGTCGGTGCTCGTCCACCGCGGCTGAACCGCAACGTCGGATCGACTGAGGTGAGCCCATCACCATGGATGCGCCCCCCGTGATTGAACCGCACTGATGAGCCCGTCCGATCGACGCCGCTTCCTGTCGGCCGCCGCGAAAGCCGCGTTGCTGGCCGCCGTCCCGCAGGCGCTGCGGGGGACGGCGTGGTCCTCTCCGGGAAAGCTGGGCGTTCCCGCCGGCGCCTCCGCCGAGAAGATCCGCGGCTTCGATTTCGAGAAGCTCGATACCTTCCTCACTCCCACCGAGAAGTTCTTCCTGCGCAGCCATCTCGAGATCCCGACGCTGCGGCCGGAAGCCTTCCGGCTCAAGGTCGGAGGGCATGTGGAGCGCCCGGCTGTCTGGAGCCTCGCCGACCTGGAGCGCCTGCCGCGACTGGAGATGCCCGCTACTTTCGAGTGCTCCGGCAGCGCCGTGGGGGGCGGGATGATTTCCACCGCGCAGTGGTCGGGGGTTTCTCTCGTCGAGGTGGTGGAGCGCTCGCGGCCGACGACAGGGGCCCTGGAAGTGGTGATGGAAGGGGCCGACGCAGGTTTGGACGAGCTGGTCCCGGTGCCGGTCCAGTTCGCCCGCAGCGTCCCTCTGGTAGTGCTGCGAAAGATGCCGGCAATGCTCGTGATGCAGATGAACGGCAAGCCGCTGCTGCCGGTGCACGGCTATCCGCTGCGGGTCGTGCTCCCGGGGCTGTACGGCGTGCAGAACGTGAAGTGGCTCATCGGGTTGACGGTGGTGGACCAGCCCTACGAAGGCTTTTATCAGACGCAGCGCTACGTCGGTCTGGAGCGCGTGCCGCAGGGGGTCCGGATGGAGGAGATCCTGCGCCAGAGGGTGAAATCCCAGATCGCCCGGCTGGCCCCCGATGCATCGGGCAAGAAAGGGGAGTACCTCATCGATGGAGCGGC
Above is a window of Candidatus Polarisedimenticolia bacterium DNA encoding:
- a CDS encoding molybdopterin-dependent oxidoreductase, translating into MSPSDRRRFLSAAAKAALLAAVPQALRGTAWSSPGKLGVPAGASAEKIRGFDFEKLDTFLTPTEKFFLRSHLEIPTLRPEAFRLKVGGHVERPAVWSLADLERLPRLEMPATFECSGSAVGGGMISTAQWSGVSLVEVVERSRPTTGALEVVMEGADAGLDELVPVPVQFARSVPLVVLRKMPAMLVMQMNGKPLLPVHGYPLRVVLPGLYGVQNVKWLIGLTVVDQPYEGFYQTQRYVGLERVPQGVRMEEILRQRVKSQIARLAPDASGKKGEYLIDGAAWSGSGAITRVEMSADGGRRWEQATFSPAPNEHSWVLWSHRFQAAPGSHEILVRATDASGQTQPLQRDPGILTGYVNNWCERRTLNVPS